A genomic stretch from Solanum stenotomum isolate F172 chromosome 8, ASM1918654v1, whole genome shotgun sequence includes:
- the LOC125873763 gene encoding cytochrome c oxidase subunit 2-like yields the protein MDSAGEARMGWMFEPLPQIHKSLRFDSYTIPEDDLESGQSRLLEVDNRVVLPAKSHIRFIVTSADVPHNWVVPSLGVKCDAVPGRLNQTSILVQREGVYYGQCSEICGFNHAFMPIVEEAVPRKDYGSRVSNQLIPQTGEA from the exons ATGGATAGTGCGGGCGAAGCGCGAATGGGATGGATGTTTGAGCCTCTCCCTCAAATACATAAG TCACTCAGGTTTGATAGTTATACGATTCCAGAAGATGATCTAGAATCAGGTCAATCACGTTTATTAGAAGTTGACAATAGAGTGGTTTTACCAGCAAAGAGCCATATACGTTTTATTGTAACATCTGCTGATGTACCTCATAATTGGGTTGTACCTTCCTTAGGTGTCAAATGTGATGCTGTACCGGGTCGTTTAAATCAGACCTCTATTTTGGTACAACGAGAAGGAGTTTACTATGGTCAGTGCAGTGAGATTTGTGGATTTAATCATGCCTTTATGCCTATCGTTGAAGAAGCTGTTCCTAGAAAAGATTATGGCTCTCGGGTATCCAATCAATTAATCCCACAAACCGGAGAAGCTTAA